The segment TTATTTTGAATTAGTGACAAAAATGTGCCTAATTGTCATGTAAAAGAATGCCAAATTATgccaaaatctaaattaatatgaagcaattttgtttttctttcttatgaCTTTAGGCTCAAGTTTGACATGGACATCTTTTGTCTTTTCTGAAATATTGCTGTCAACAGGTACTGTGTTTCTCACTGGACCTCACCTATTCGTCCTCTCCCTTTCCTGCTGAAGCTTTCTGATGCAGAAAACGATCTGTTAAAAATCAATGCCGTTTGAGCATTTGAAACCAGAGATGCTTGCTTCCCTCTTTGGCCAGACTGGGCAAATAATAGCTTCTGAAAATATTATTGCATGCAATACTAGAGGTGTTAACCCACCCCTAGCTAAATCAAATAACTATAGGAGAAAAATGAGACCATACTGGACTAATAGCGGTGCATGAAATCATGCTTCGGTTTCAAATAAGCAGAGGCAGGCAGATCAGTTGAGGGTGAATTCATCTGCTCTGTTCTCAAAGCCAGTGTGTCCTTATGAAACTGGCGTCTAGCAGTCTGAGTGCTGAGATAGGCTAAATCACCTAACTCCCCCGCGAACGCGCATACACATACTTTCCACAAacttcactttgttttttttttttgctttaagaaatactgtaatgttacatttaacaccatttaaaaaaaaaaaactatgccagGTGTAACAACTGTCACGAGACGTCTCTCTGTGGAGCAGCATCTTTAAACAGCAAGTGGCATAACAAACAACATCTATGTTTACAAAGCCTACCGTGTTATATGGGTTTACGCAAGAAGCAACAAGTTTTAACGTGAGGAAgttagtaaaagtaaaaaaataataataataataaaaaaaacacttgtcaTGACTCAttcttataaatcataaaatgttacaattttaatTCCTGGAATGAAGTTTTTATCTATAATAATACGTGTTTTATTCCTTACCTTAATGTGACGAGTCGAATAACAATCCACGTAGTGGGGTAATTCCGCGAAAGAGACTCGCGCCGATTGGAGGTGTACAGCGCGTGTGTTTGGATGGAGCGAGCGCCGCGGCGTCAGTCTGACTGGAGCCTCAGCGCCTTCGTGCGGAATTCATCCGCAGCTCCTGGAACTCTCCCAGGACGTCAGACACGCACAGGATCATCCCATTCAAACAGAGCAGCCTGAGCCTCACTCACAGACTCAAAGGCCTGAGAGAAAACAGCTCACTGAGAGCAGCGGCGTttcacttttaatttgttttcagtGTCAGATGACAAGTGTCAACAGTTGTTTTCCCTTTCACAGGAAGCGATGCACCTTTTTGGCCAAGGTTGTAAAGAGAAAGTGATTTGTTgaagttttagatatttttttagcGGAAATTTCTAGAATGTGACTTTCAAACGGCAAACGTCCCAAATTAATTTCTGACCACCGTCAATGTAAATGTTACACGCTTAAAATTGCAAAACTAatgtcaatctatctatctataacatttgtatatattctcgtgtgtacatatataacaaaagtaaaaaatagtgGCAGGCTACGGAAACGTTGTTTGTGAAGCCTGCTGAACCATATGTTGTATTCTTACAtacctgtaaaaaataaacttaagacATCGCCCAAACTTTTAATGTGCCATCCTTTGAGTAACGTTATTCTTAATTAGGGGGTTAGTCCCATATAAATCGTAATCAGCTCATTTCAACGCTGATATTCGacactggaataaaaaaaaatgtaatttaaatgtgctcatttaaaaaaaatcatgctgtATTCTTTGTGAACAAATACCTGATATATTTTAGCGCTTGAAAATTAGAAGCTTTTTTAAGTTCAAATATAAAATCTCATagtaaaaattaaaacagatttaTTGTCAGATTGGCGCAGTGCCAAAGCGTTTATCGATAGCCCTACTTTTCGTGCGCTCCTCGGCGCGGATGGATACACTTCGATTGTGTGCGTACAGTGACTTGTCCAGTTAATGACGCAAGCCAGGATGGCGACAGAGAGTCTAGAAGTTTGACATTTTCACAGTTTACAACAACTGCAGGGGAACGTAACAATACTCCCAATATTGACAGCTCGCATATTAAGTGTTCGCTGTGATCAAATGAGTTTGGCAGGGGGAGTTCGCTTCCAATAAAAGGGCACCGCGAAATAATCCTCTTCAATCAAGGTGCACATGATCAAATACGTTCCAGGCGAGGCTCTATTTTTAGGCATTAGCAGACGGGAAAATTCAATACATCAATAGCTCCTTAAATCACTgatcttaaaaataatttataaatgtaaaatattgaaatataccCGCTTAGAGTGACTGACCAGATACAGGGTCTCATTAAGAACAAATGCCTTCCTGGTGGAGAGAAAGGAAGGACAAACAGGATACTCTCTCCAGGGTGCAGAGCAGCCCATTGAGTAAACCACATTAAAAAGCCTTGAGCACATGCCAGACCATGGACCATTTCAGTCGGTCATTTTTAAACCTTATATGCGTAGGAAGAGcgagttaaaatgtattttgggtggcactgattttaaacattaaagtgcACACCACTTTCATAAAAAATTTTGATCAGGAAATCAGGACCAAAtcaggaccaaaaaaaaaaaacaaattctttgATGCCCTGCATTAAACAaaatctgaaaaaacaaaaacaaataataattacttgtAAATGCTGAAACactgataatatatattttctttatttggcCGAGAACCATCCACCCCTTTTCAAACCAAAACCTAATACAGTatgtaaaagaaaatatgtaaaacagcaatattacataaaaaaaaatacaaggacCATCCCCTTATGTGGTCACGGCACTGTCAGTGATGATAAAATGCTAATGCTGTTCACCGACTGCATTCACAGTGCACTCATTGGTGGCAATGGGCTGTGCGCTCAACCGTTGGCTCCTGATCGCTCACGAACAGCACACCAGCAGTAACAACAGCTACTGAGTTTTTCTCTCAGACTCCAGCCTCCAGGCACCAGTGAGGTAACGCAGTCTAATAAAGACTAGATCCCGGCCCATCTGTAGCCAACTCCAGAATGGCACCAACTTTGACCCTAAAATGTGCAATAAAACAAGCATTCATTACCTCATAAAGGAAATAAGCTTCATTTTTTATGACATATATTGTtagggaaaaaaagtgttttaattgtCTGTGCTTTAAGTGCAATTATATTTCAGAACAGACAGCACAAACCTTCAATCTCTGTCCAGTTAACAGCCACTTCTACTACAGGGATATCAAAACACTGAGCAATGAAGAGAAGTTCCACATCAAATGCCCtgcatggacaaaaacagttatttccattaaatgttaaaatgttaattttaaataaaagatcatttAATCTAAAAAGTGCTTTTTGGAATTTGGTGCTGCATGTGGAAAACGTGCAGAGATGCTCTTTAACTTTTAAGCCTCCTTACCAGCGTTCCACATGAAGGCTGGAGAAGGTTTTCATGGCAGCTTCACGGGTGAAGAGCTTAAAACCACACTGTGTGTCTTTAATCCCTCTCACACAGAAGAACCACACCAGGAAGTGGAATCCATACATCAGGAATGTTCGGAACAGAGACCTCTGTCACcagaataaacagaaaaatcCAAATGCAATTTTCTCATGAACATTAACTGTCATGCTCCAGTATTTTGAGAAACAGTGTTACCTGAGCCACTGCTTCTTCTTCAAGGTGAGCTCTGGATCCGCAGGAGATCACCATGTTATCCTGCATGGACACATGAGTAAAAGATTTTCAGATGGACTGAGATCTTTTGGCAAGGAAAAGTCTGTTGGTAATCTGATAACCGTATCTCCTGGCTAAGCTTCAAACAGATATTTAATCCACATACCAACAAGAGATTGGCAATACGCTGcctgtctatttttatttacaaaaagtggaGTCTCACAGGCTTCTCAGTGATGCTCTCAAGACCTTCTTCAACCTTTTCAATGTCAGCAAATTTAGTGGCTCCGTCTGCATCAGCCATAAGAATGAGGCGTCCGCGACTGCTTAGAATTCCCTGAGTAGAGATAAACACAACATTTCATTACTAAGTGGGTCAAAATAAGGGTTTTAGAAGAGATTGAGCACATATTTAAACTGCTTCAGGCATCAAGCCACGTAACAGATTAATTATTGAGTTTCTTCACATTCCCAGCTGACTACAAACAGCATCTTTATTATGTCTTTCatcagatttcatcagaaatgtGAATAATGCACAAGGAGAACCGGTTGCTTTGTATAGTTACCATTCTCACTGCACCGCCTTTTCCACGGTTCTTCACTAACGTCAAAACTCTCACTTTTTGTGCTCCATACTTCTTTGTGTATTTCATGGCAACCTGAGGATACAAGCATTGAGTTTGAAAACATGCACATTAACCATTTAATTCCGTATTATTGATTATGCTACATTTTATACGAAGTAAAATGACCTCTGTAGTTTTGTCTTTGCTGCCATCATCTACCACAATAACTTCATAGGTGAATGATGGATTCTTCTTCTGTAAAATCAACAAGAGCACACATTAGGTTAAACAGAGTCACTGAAGTTACAGCACTGGCATCTAGTGGTGAAACGCTCAAACAGTCTGAAGAAGTatccaaaataattaatttgtggaTTCACAGGTGAACtcagatatttatatttacttaattgtttttattgatattatactttatattttgtaCATATGTTATATAACAATCATAATCACAAATAATTTACTCAGGAAAACAAAGCATAACCATTAAATCAGAATTAAATACTGGACCTGTCTTTTCTCCAGGTATTCCATAGCTTCATCCATCATAACAGGCACTGTGATAGGACAGAGATATGCATTAACAATATAAATCCTCTTATTGTGAAAGAGCAGATTAATGATTTTGAGCTTTATGGATCCATTGGGGGTTTTAAACTAAAATGGTAAACACTggcggtcaaaagtttggaataaataAGAATTTCTTGTGCTTAaagtaatttatttgatcaaaaatacagcattaTGAAAACAATAATGTTACAAATTCTTCACAAGTTAAAAAtgagttttctatttgaatatatattaaaatgtaatttattcctgtgatggcaaaggtaaatcttcagcagccattactccagtctataataataataataataataataataataacaaattcgataaaacaattgttttgtattttgatcaaattaatgaaaCCTTGGTgatcttaaaaggatagttcaccccgaAAAGGAAAATTACCCTGTtgatttactctccctcatgctATCCTAGGTGTAtaagactttcttctttcagacaaatgcaatcagagttatataaaaaatggtgTGGGGTCTTCCAAGCttcataatggcagtgaatggatgTTGAGATTTTACAGCCCAAAAAAGTGcacccatccatcataaaaattgCTCCACAAGGCTCAGAGTGGTCAATAACGGCCTTCTGAACTGAAGcgtcatttttgggtaaactaaacCTTTAAGAGTCTTTTATTCATTCAAACTTTTGACCATCAGTGGATACATATTACTGCATATAACATTACCCACAAAACAACTCACATCGGAGTTCCTCGTTGTATGACGGGACAACCACAGACAGCTCCAGCGATGGAGGGTCCATCAGACTGGGAAAAGACTCCTTCTTGCCATCTGCAGTCAAGAAGTGTTTCTCCTTCTCATGGCGACTCTGATCTACCATGTTAGCACTGACATGTGCAAAGACAACAACCTAAAGACAAGAACAGGTGTGACACAAGGGAGTAACTAACTTGTTCAACTGGATGAATCGGTGAAGCTCAACAAAAGTGTCACATTATATATGCACAAGTATCTCAAAAACACCtttcattcattaaaatacataacatttatatttttaaaaataaagcaaacatcAACAAGAGCAAACAAACTAGCCTCATAAAACCTCCACATTATAATATAAAGAtgtatgaaaacattaaaaatgctaacaataaaaataataataataataatacaaatataccaATAGTAAGGCGATCAGCGCCAGGAGCAGGGAATATTGCAATAAGTTATATAAAGAGAAATCCATCATCCATATTGCAGTAAACATTGCACTGCAGCGTATAGCTAAACTCCTCTACTGAAGCACGCAGACCAGCCTCAAAACGAGCCTTCCGGCGACATATATGAAAAGGTGTCGTACTAAATCACGGAACAAATAGTTAAATCTCCATTGTCGAACTTTACATCCAGTCACAGAGAAACACCTACGAGGAAGTAGTTCCCAAGAACCACATCATCACAGCGAGCGAAGAACAGTACCGGAAGAAGTACCGGAAGAGAAACGACACGAGCGCCTCACGCTGGAGCGGAGCGGAGGACGCGCGAGCCGCATCTCTACGTCACGGCTTCTTCACGTGGTGCCTCTAAACATCATGGCGGCTGGTTTCAAGTGAGTGAGCTACTGCACAGCAAGAACTTCATGTGTAGATTGTTTCGgaattatttcatataataaCGTCTTCTGGATAGTGAGATAATGACTTTGTTGCATTACCTTATGTAAATAATGAAGCATTAATTGTTTTATAGAACCGCAGAGCCTCTAGAATATCACAGGAGCTTTTTGGTGAGTTgataagggtttttttttctgttacaacACCAATCTAATAATTCtgttatttattatcttaatctaATATTCAACAGAAAGAAAACTGTCGTCCAGATGGAAGGGAATTGGGAGAGTTCAGACCCACAACCCTAAATACTAGTAAGTATGGGCtgcatattataattaaagtgatgTAGGAGAATTTTCAAATATAGAGTGTTAAAAGGCATAATTAAATCTGTGTCCTTCTAGGCTCTATATCTACAGCTGATGGATCAGCACTGGTGAAAATTGGCAACACCACAGTGAtatgtggaatcaaagctgtaagaatcatttttattttcctaaaacTAATAAGGCTGTCGATTATGGAGTCacagcatttttcttttcttgcagGAGTTGACTGTGCCACCATCTGATGCTCCAAATAGAGGATACATAGGTGAATGTAAATTAGAGATTGGAGAAATTCTATACATTGGGGTgttgaatgaaatgtaaaaaaggtCCTCTTTGCTCTTCAAGTTCCAAATGTAGATCTGCCTCCACTGTGCTCTTCTAAATTCAGACCCGGGCCACCAGGAGAACAGGCTCAGGCGGCCAGCCAGTTTATCGCAGATGTCATTGAAAGGTAAGCTCACATTTTCTGTTAaagcagtgttttgtttttgtctcaaaaagaaaaaacaaaaaaaaatgtattaactccAAATGATGTTTACATGAAATTTTAGATTTAGTacctatttattttttctgcctTTTAGTTCAGATTTAATAAATATGGAGGAATTGTGCATTGAAAAATCTAAGGTAAGATATagtagataaatatatatttatacacaatctatatatattattttatggctTCTCATCAAATTGCGTTTTTCAAATCCttcatttcttttatatttttagctttgtTGGGTGCTGTACTGTGATATTATGTGTTTGGATTATGACGGGAACTTACTTGACGCCTGCATTATAGTTCTGCTAGCAGCTTTAAAGAACGGTGAGAGCTTCTCCTGAATTGAACTTTTCCTCTTGCTGTTATGATGactaataaacacatttcatacaTCTCAGCACAGCTTCCTGAAGTCACAATAAACAAAGAGACAGATTTAGCAGAAGCCGACATCCAGAAGAAGAAGCCCTTGAAGATTCACCGGCATCCAGTTGGTTCATCGTTTGCAGTATTTGATGAGTAATTGACAACTTATTTCTCTATCACACAGCTGCAGTGTAGGCTGGAATTAAAACACGATTTACTTGAGCCACATCAACTTCACGACGAAAGAAAACGCTGGTCTCAAGATTAATATAAAGTTCTGTAGAAATTACAAGAATGAGTTCACAGACAGTCTTTTCTATTTTGGCATTCTACAGCTCTGTTATCTTAGTCGACCCCACAGCAGAAGAAGAAAGCTTGTCAACGGCATTACTGACCGTGGTAACAGATGAGGAGGATCGACTCTGTGCCGTCCACAAACCAGGTGAACATTAAGATATGTGACAAATTGCAGGTTATTTACAGCATCAGGAACGCAAACTCATTGGTGTGAAAACTGCGTGAAAATATGCTTTACAATATGGATTTAGTCAATTTTACCATGAGGATATAAACGTGGACCCTGGTATGTTttgagtttttattaaaatgtaagaagTAAATTAATCAATAGTTGACACTGACAGCCTTGTGTGCCATTGTGCTATGGGGCGTCCCGAGTTCGAATTCCAGTTCGAGGACTTTTCCCaatcctgtctctctctcccacttcgctTCCTTTCATCTCTACACTGTCTTATAATGAagtcaaaaatggcaaaaataaatcttacaaaaataaaaaccaacaatAATAAAGAACCATAGATTACTAATGATAgtgcactttaaaataatataaacatttcattataataaaatttTACATAACATTTCTGCATATTTCTTTGCTTCAAAACATTAAACTATaagatttattttactttaatttaggTAGAAATTTACAGGgagactttatttatatagtttattttttgttgacaagagtagtgctgtcaaacaattaatcgcgattaatcacatccaaaacaagtttttgtttataaaatatatgtgtgtactgtgtatatttattatttatttctatataaatatttaaacaatctttttttggatgtgattaatcatttgacagcacaaaaaaagtcaaacactttacaaataaaaaaaaacaactattacATCTAAACAAATCATACAAATGAGCAGTTTTGGATCCCAAAATGGTGATTTCTCTACATCCCTGAGCATCTGCAGATTTGATTGAATATTTTTTTGGAGTTCTAAAAACAAATGTTCCATTTTGTTTTAGGTGGGACGTCTTTATCTGGTGAGAAACTGCAACACTGCATAAATCGAGCCATAACGAGAAACAAAGAAATCCGCAAACTGGTGGACAAAGTCACTGAGAGCACGAAGACTGCGAAATAACCACACAGAGTCATGGCATTTTTATCTAAaagatgtatttttcactgtcaatatatactttctttttttatcacaatAAAACTGCTGACAAAGACCATTTACAAAAATTCTGCCTCAGTGTTCAGAAATgtcatccattttttttcttcataagaaTATACATCAACTCCCCCTCAGTATAacaaaatgccattttaaaatgtGCCGTATAAAAACCGCACATGTAATTGCATGCTGGGACAAGGCGGCCTATCACTCTGACATCCAGCAATAGAGAGAAGTTCTCGTAACGGTAAAGTTGAGCAACAGGTGATTGAGGCACATCTGTACGGCCCTTATTAGTGTGCGTAGGGTCCACCCTCTCAAGCCAAACAGGCTCTCGTTGAAAGGGCCATTTGGAAGGAGAATAAAGACTAG is part of the Carassius auratus strain Wakin chromosome 10, ASM336829v1, whole genome shotgun sequence genome and harbors:
- the alg5 gene encoding dolichyl-phosphate beta-glucosyltransferase; translated protein: MFTAIWMMDFSLYNLLQYSLLLALIALLLVVVFAHVSANMVDQSRHEKEKHFLTADGKKESFPSLMDPPSLELSVVVPSYNEELRLPVMMDEAMEYLEKRQKKNPSFTYEVIVVDDGSKDKTTEVAMKYTKKYGAQKVRVLTLVKNRGKGGAVRMGILSSRGRLILMADADGATKFADIEKVEEGLESITEKPDNMVISCGSRAHLEEEAVAQRSLFRTFLMYGFHFLVWFFCVRGIKDTQCGFKLFTREAAMKTFSSLHVERWAFDVELLFIAQCFDIPVVEVAVNWTEIEGSKLVPFWSWLQMGRDLVFIRLRYLTGAWRLESERKTQ
- the exosc8 gene encoding exosome complex component RRP43, with the translated sequence MAAGFKTAEPLEYHRSFLKENCRPDGRELGEFRPTTLNTSSISTADGSALVKIGNTTVICGIKAELTVPPSDAPNRGYIVPNVDLPPLCSSKFRPGPPGEQAQAASQFIADVIESSDLINMEELCIEKSKLCWVLYCDIMCLDYDGNLLDACIIVLLAALKNAQLPEVTINKETDLAEADIQKKKPLKIHRHPVGSSFAVFDDSVILVDPTAEEESLSTALLTVVTDEEDRLCAVHKPGGTSLSGEKLQHCINRAITRNKEIRKLVDKVTESTKTAK